Within Sorangiineae bacterium MSr11367, the genomic segment GCACGACGGACGACGCGATTGCCGAGTTGGGCTGGAAGCCCGAAATCGACTGGGTACAGGGTACCCGACTCACGGTGAAGTGGTACCGCGAGAACGGCTGGCTCTAACCCACCAAATCCCAATAACCAAATCCCAAATCCCACCAACCAAATCCCGCCCTCGAAATCCCCGCACCCGCTCCTGCTCCACGCCCGATGGCCTCGCTCAACGGCGCAGTAACGCAAGCGAGGCCCCACTGAGCGCCAGGGTGGCGGCGGCGAACATGACGGCCGTGAAGCTGCCGGCGCGGTGAAGCAGGGCGCCGGCGAGGCCGACCCCGCACGTCATGCCGATGTTGCGCGCCATGGCCGCCGCCGCCGCCGCCGCGCCTTGGCGGTCTTTGGGCGCGGCCCCCATGATGGAGGCGTTGTTCGGAGCGATGAACGCCCCGGCGCCGAGACCGATGAGGGCAACCACCGGCGCCATCGCCATGGGCGAACCGTCCGCGACGTACGCGAGGAGCACGCAGCCGCCCGCAATGGCGACCATGCCGAGCGCGCACGGCCAACGCGTGCCGAAGCGATCCGAGAGCCATCCCCCGATGGGGGCAACGATGGCCATCATGGCCGGTTGCGGCGTGAGGAGCAGGCCCGCATCACGGGCGGACATGCCGCGCGCATGCTGGAGCTGAAAGGGCAGGGAGAACGACAGCATGAACGTCGTCGTGTAGAGGAGCAGGGCCCCGGCCAGGCCCAGGAGGAACGGCGGGTGCCGTAGGAGAGGACGCTCCCCCTCCCCAGCCCTTCCCCGGCGGGTGATGGAGCCGACGCCGCTCGAGAGCCACACGCTGGCCAGCGCCGTTCCCACGAAGGCGACCGCGCACAGCGCGAGGAAGATGGACCGCCAACCGAGCGAGCCCACGAGAAGCCCGCCCAAGGTCGGACCGATGACCAGACCGAGGTACGTGAGCGAAAGCTGAAGGCCGAGCGCCCGCGCGCGGTGCGTGGGCGGGAAGACGCCGAGCACGATGGCCGGCCCCATCGACATGAGCATCGCGGCGCAGACGCCCTGAAGGGCCCGGGCCCCGACGAGCGCCGCCAGAGAATGCGTGTGCGCGCAGAGAAACGACGTCACTCCGAACCCGGAGAACCCCGCGACGAACACCTTTTTCGCGCCGAAGGTATCGCCCACCCGCCCGAACACGGGCAAGAGCACCGTGATGACCAGCAGGTACACCGTGAAGATCGGGCTGATCTCCCCCGGCCCGAGCCCGAACTCGCGCGCGATGACCGGCGCCGAGATGTTCACCAGGTTCGTACCGAGGGCCGCCATGAAGGAGCCCACGCCGCATGCGATCACCGTGCGGGTGCGCAGCCGCGCGTCAGCCACGGTAAAGGTATCGCTTCGGCGCGGCGGTGGTCCGAGCGTCGCGGATCAAATGGTGCTGCGGCGACAGCGAACACACGGGATCGGTTGCCGATGCATCGCCCGTGAGCGCGAAGGCTTGGCAGCGGCACCCGCCGAAGTCCACCTCCTTGCGCTCGCAGCTGCGGCAGGGCTCGGGCATCCAGGCATCCCCCCGATACGCGCGCAAGGCCGGCGAGTTTTCCCAGATGTCGCCCAGCGCGCGATCGCGTGCGCTGTCGAACGAGAGCCCCGTGATCTGCATCGCGGCATGGCACGGCAGAACGAAACCGCCGGGCGTCATGTGCACGAATCGCCGCGCCCATCCATCCATGCAGGCTTTTGGCTTCGTCGAGAAGTAATCCGGTTTCACGAAGAGCACATCCATCTTGCCGCGAAGACGCGCCTTGGCCTTCGCCGCCACCACCGACGCGCGCTCGAGTTGCTCCCGGGTCGGCAACAGCGTGTCGCGATTGAGCAGTGCCCACGCGTGGTATTGCGTGTTCGCGAGCTCCACGCGGTCGGCGCCCAGCTCCTCGGCCAGCGCGACGATGTCCTCCACCTCGTCGAGATTCGCCCGGTGCAGCACCACATTGATGGTCAGCGGCAGCTCGAGCTCTTTCACCCAGCGCGCCGCCGTGAGCTTGTGCGCGTGCCCTTCGTAGCCGGCGATGTCGTCGGCGCGCTCGGGGCGCGTGCTCTGCATGCTCACCTGCACATGGTCGATGCCCGCTTCCTTCAGCCCGACCAGGCGCTCGCGCGTGAGCGGCACCGTGCTGGTCACCAGGTTCGAATAGAGCCCGAGCTCGCGCGCGCGCCGCACGATGGGTTCGAGATCCTTGCGCGCGAGCGGCTCGCCGCCGGTGAAATGCACCTGCATCACGCCGAGCTCCTCCGCCTCCGTCAGGACGCGGAGCCATTGCTCGGTGCTCATCTCGTCGCGGTGATCGCGCAGCGCCGTCGGGTTGGAGCAATAGGGGCACTTGAGCGCGCACCGGTACGTCAGCTCGGCGATGAGGGTGTACGGCCGCGGCGCACTCACGGCTGCGGCTCCAAAAGGCCCCGCGCGGCGAGATCCTCCAGGAACTCGACCACGTCGCGCTCGATGCGCTCCGCCGAGGCCCCCTCGGTGGCCGCGGCGAGCTGCTGCACGATCTCGCTCACCGTGCGCGTTCCATCGCACCGCTCCGCAATGGCCGCCGCCGAGGCGCTCAAGAGAAGACCCCGCTCCGGATAGAGCAGCATGTGCTGCCCCTGGTGCCGATCGAAACGAAGCCGCGCCTTCTTCGCCAGCTTGGGAACGGAGGTCGCGGAGATCATGCCGGAAATTCCTTGCTCACCGCGTCGAGCAGCGCCCACAAAATGTGGCACTTGGTGATGAGCGCCTCGATGCACCGCTCCTGCTGCTCGCGGCCCGTCGCGTGCGCGAGCACGTAGTCGATGGCCTGCCGCGAATCGTCCCGAGCGCGCGTCACCCGGCCACGGAAGTACGCCAAGGTGGCGCCATCCACCCAGGGATAGTGCGTCTCCCACGCGGCGATCCGGCGCGTCATGATGTCCGGCGAGAAAAATTCGGTCAGCGACGACGCCACCGCCTCGACCAGCGGACGCTCGCGCACCAGCTGCACGTACGCATCGCATGCGAAGCGCACACCGGGCAGCACGCGCGAAAGGCTCTTCACCTCCTCGACGTCGAGCCCCACCCCCGCCGCCAGCCGCTGCCACTGCGCCAGGCCGCCCTCGCCCTCGGCCTTCCCATCGTGGTCGACGATGCGCTGCATCCACGAGCGGCGAAACGCCGGATCGTCCGATTTGGACAAGATGATGGCGTCTTTAATCGGTATTCGCGTCTGATAGTAATACCGATTCAGCACCCAGGCTTGAATCTGCGTGCGCGAAAGCTCCCCCGCGTGCATACGCACGTGAAACGGATGATGATCGTGATAGCGCTTTTCGCCTTCCTGCCGCAGCCGCGCCACGAAGTCGTCTTTGGAGAGTGCGCTCATAACGTGATGTCCATTCCGTCGAAAGCGATTTCGAATCCCGCCGCCTCCACGATGCGCCGCTCTTCGGACGACTTCGAGAGGATGGGGTTCGTGTTGTTGATGTGCGTATAGATTTTACGACCGGGCAACGACGATAGCCGCGCAAGGCTGCCTCGGCCATCGTCTACCGTGATGGGCACGTGCGCCATGTCCTTGGCCACCGCCTGCGACAGGCCGAGTCGAACGAGCTCGTCCTCCCGGTAGAACGTCCCGTCGAACAGGAGTGCTGCGTGTCCTTCCAAGTCACTCCGCGTCTCGAGGTGCGCGCACGCCGTTAGGTAGACTGCGCTTCGCCGCGGTGCGCTACCGTCGTGGAACACGAGGCCGACGTTGTCCTCCGGGCTCGGCGTGCCGCCCATCAAGTGCACGGGCAGCTTGCCCGGCGCCGCGAATGCACGAAGGTGAACGCCCGTGCTTTCGCCCGCGGCGTCGCGAATTTCCATGTCGTGCCCGATCTCGAGCCGGCGCCAGACCACGTGCCCCTCGAAGCGTTGCAGCGTCCGCAGGAACGCATTGGCCTCGAGCCCGCGCCACACGGCCTCGGTCGCATAGAGCGCGAACGGGTACGATTCCCGCAACGCAAAGAGCCCGAGCACATGGTCCATGTCCCCGTTGGTGAGCACGATGGCTCGAATCGGAGAATGACGCGGCGCCCGCGGCCAGAGGGCGCGTGTGCGTTTGATCTGCTCGAGCACGTCGGGCGATGCATTAACGACGACATACGATTCCCCATCGCGCGTGACCGCGACGGAGTCTTGTGTGCGTCCTTGAAAGTCTGCGTGGTTTCCCCGAACTGCAACACATTGGGGACAACCACAATTCCATTGCGGAAAGCCGCCGCCGGCGGCCGAACCAAGTACTGTGAGCCGCATCATTCCGACCGATACTATCCGTACTGGCCTTTGTTAAGAATGTTTACTAAATACATCGCTCGCGCTTGCGATATGTTTTCGGCGAGCTAACCAAGTCCACGAAGCAAAAAGGAGCGAGAGAACATGACGACTTCGACATCCGTGACGTGGGAAAAGCCGACGGCCATCGAGATCAAGATGGACGCTGAAATCTCTTCGTACCAAGAGGAAGATCCCTGGCGCGAGGGCCCGCCCGTTTGCGAGCCCGCCGTCGAGGGCTGACTAAGTTGCGAAGAGTTCCGTGAGCCATGCGCCCAACGCGTTTACCCGCGCGTTGGTG encodes:
- the pqqB gene encoding pyrroloquinoline quinone biosynthesis protein PqqB, with protein sequence MRLTVLGSAAGGGFPQWNCGCPQCVAVRGNHADFQGRTQDSVAVTRDGESYVVVNASPDVLEQIKRTRALWPRAPRHSPIRAIVLTNGDMDHVLGLFALRESYPFALYATEAVWRGLEANAFLRTLQRFEGHVVWRRLEIGHDMEIRDAAGESTGVHLRAFAAPGKLPVHLMGGTPSPEDNVGLVFHDGSAPRRSAVYLTACAHLETRSDLEGHAALLFDGTFYREDELVRLGLSQAVAKDMAHVPITVDDGRGSLARLSSLPGRKIYTHINNTNPILSKSSEERRIVEAAGFEIAFDGMDITL
- a CDS encoding MFS transporter; translation: MADARLRTRTVIACGVGSFMAALGTNLVNISAPVIAREFGLGPGEISPIFTVYLLVITVLLPVFGRVGDTFGAKKVFVAGFSGFGVTSFLCAHTHSLAALVGARALQGVCAAMLMSMGPAIVLGVFPPTHRARALGLQLSLTYLGLVIGPTLGGLLVGSLGWRSIFLALCAVAFVGTALASVWLSSGVGSITRRGRAGEGERPLLRHPPFLLGLAGALLLYTTTFMLSFSLPFQLQHARGMSARDAGLLLTPQPAMMAIVAPIGGWLSDRFGTRWPCALGMVAIAGGCVLLAYVADGSPMAMAPVVALIGLGAGAFIAPNNASIMGAAPKDRQGAAAAAAAMARNIGMTCGVGLAGALLHRAGSFTAVMFAAATLALSGASLALLRR
- the pqqC gene encoding pyrroloquinoline-quinone synthase PqqC, which gives rise to MSALSKDDFVARLRQEGEKRYHDHHPFHVRMHAGELSRTQIQAWVLNRYYYQTRIPIKDAIILSKSDDPAFRRSWMQRIVDHDGKAEGEGGLAQWQRLAAGVGLDVEEVKSLSRVLPGVRFACDAYVQLVRERPLVEAVASSLTEFFSPDIMTRRIAAWETHYPWVDGATLAYFRGRVTRARDDSRQAIDYVLAHATGREQQERCIEALITKCHILWALLDAVSKEFPA
- the pqqE gene encoding pyrroloquinoline quinone biosynthesis protein PqqE, which gives rise to MSAPRPYTLIAELTYRCALKCPYCSNPTALRDHRDEMSTEQWLRVLTEAEELGVMQVHFTGGEPLARKDLEPIVRRARELGLYSNLVTSTVPLTRERLVGLKEAGIDHVQVSMQSTRPERADDIAGYEGHAHKLTAARWVKELELPLTINVVLHRANLDEVEDIVALAEELGADRVELANTQYHAWALLNRDTLLPTREQLERASVVAAKAKARLRGKMDVLFVKPDYFSTKPKACMDGWARRFVHMTPGGFVLPCHAAMQITGLSFDSARDRALGDIWENSPALRAYRGDAWMPEPCRSCERKEVDFGGCRCQAFALTGDASATDPVCSLSPQHHLIRDARTTAAPKRYLYRG
- the pqqD gene encoding pyrroloquinoline quinone biosynthesis peptide chaperone PqqD, which translates into the protein MISATSVPKLAKKARLRFDRHQGQHMLLYPERGLLLSASAAAIAERCDGTRTVSEIVQQLAAATEGASAERIERDVVEFLEDLAARGLLEPQP